tgctgctgcagccagccctgggaTGGTGCAAACCAGCGGCTGCCAATTGACGTCAGAGGAGCGCCGGTGGTTTGTGTGAGCTGAGGGACTGCTTCTACTCAAGGTGCATTTCCAACACCACACAGAAATGCTTAAATCCCCCTGCttcccctccctctgctccaggaAACAAGCGCCTTATTTCATTCATTGGCTGGTTTGGTTATGGCATGAATCCTGCCCATATTTTGGCTACTTGGTTGTTTGCTGAGGACCAAGCAGCCCAGATAATACTAGCAAAGAGCAGGGGAGTGAAAAAGAAGGGGGGAAATAGGGCAAAGCCAAGTTTAATCTCCTCTGCCTCAGTTTGTGCCACATGTTCCAGACAGGACTAAagccatgtattttttttcttcttgtattGCCTGCTATGTTATTGAGGCTTGTGAAAAAGAGGGATGCTGAGTTCCTGCCATCCTTCTTCTCTCCCCCTTCAAATCACTGCATGTTCTGCGCAATGTGTCTGGGCCAAGGCAGTTTGTTTGAACTTGCTGCATTTTCCCTTGACTGCTCAAGTTTTCCTTCAGccactttatttttattttgtgttgcaCTTATTAGCTACAACCCCTCTAGTTTTCACTTGTCTCTGGCTGGATTtgacagtgacagtggcagTGTCAGTACATTTTCCCTAAGCCCAGACCAATGTCTTTAACTGCAACATATCTTTCCAAACCCGGAGTGATTCCTACAGGGAGTGCTTGGAGGAGTCACTGCCTTGACTTCCATGGACTTTGGATGAGGCCTGTGCTCTCGGATCACTCCATATGTGTTGCTGCCAATCCATGGGGCCGGACCCTTTAGGACTGTCCAAAACAAACACTCTCCGGGTGAGATCAGTGCACAGACCATCACGTGAAACGCTCTGTGATAACAACTGACTGCGTGTTTGCTTTCATATGGCATTGATTCTTATTTCCCTGACTATTTTTAGGCTTCAAGGTTGTCCCTTAATCAACCCACTTTCTTTAATAGCTGGTGTTTCCCCTactgtgctgcagcagggctaATGATGCTTTGTATTAGGTGTGGGAAATATGAATTAGTTTCTCATCCATTTCAGTGGCACAGGAAATATGAGTTAGTTTTTTGTCCATTTCAGTGCCTTGAATTGGATCCTCATACAGCCACTGAAAGAAAAACCCCATCAGACTCCAATCAACATGTTCCTGTTAGTGGGGAAAGCCTTACAGTAAGATGTGCCATGCTCAGACAAAGACAAATCAAACAAATCTTTATTCCTCTTCTACTCTACCTGCTTCTTCCCTCCAGGGGTGAGGATTTGTGGCCCCAAAACTGTCTGGGAATGAGGAGTAGAGCAAGCCTGGCACTGAGCCCCAGCTGGAGTGAACCTTTCAAATGGAGTCAGCTTCCCTCAGGGATGAGGATGAGCCTTCTCACCCCATGATCCTACATGCCCTGCAAGCCTCTCTTGCTCAGTGCAACATCTGAGCATAGAGCCCTGGTTGTTGTTTGCAGGTCCTGAATTTCCCCTTTCAGGTGTAACACGGTGGCATTAAGACCAGGGGCTGCTGTTCTCACCATGCAGAAGCCACACTTGCCACTTGGGCTAATGAAATGCCCTTGTTGTATATTAGCAGGCAATTATCCTGTGGGATTTTCAAGCACTGGACCTCTGTCATTTTTTGATAATTTGCTGTAAGCAACAGCATAATCAATGGCTGGAGAACTCAGGAGAAGTCTCAGGAGCCAGGTTGCAAATCGTGCCTCCCCTGCCGTGGCTAAGCAGGGGCAGCTCACATGGAGCCCACAGACCAGTGCTTTTTGTGGGGTCAGGGGAGGATGTGCCAGGAAAGTTCTGCCTCACTGGAAAATGGAGAAGCAACAGAAGCACTGAAACCTGGGTGGGGTGACTGAGAAAAATTGTATTAGAAATATAGTGGAGATGCAATTCCTGTTAATTCAGAAGCAGAGAATTTTGCCAGCTGAGATCCTACCATTTCCTTTTgtacacaagaaaaaaaaaaaaaaaaaaaaaaaaaaaaaaaaaaaaaaaaaaaaaagctgaatctATGCAAAAAGTAACCTTAccagaatatatatatatatagatatatgaGTACATCCTGTAAAGTGCCCTTTcccatccctcccctctcccagtcAGGTTACAAAATTTCCTTCCTTTGGTGACAGCAAAGAAGCCTGTCTGCCTGGGTCTCCAACTGAGGCAGTCTGGAAGAATTGGACAAGCCATAAAAATACACTAATTTTCACATTCCTAACCTAACAACACTTTGCATTCCTAACCTAACAACACTTTGGATCTTGAAAACCTGAAGTGCCTGATTTCTGAGAGTTTATTTTCTGCACGTTTTCACTGTTTCTCAGTGCGTTGGCAGGTTTGGGCAGCAAAACGGAGTGGGAGGATTTTGTATTTCCTCTTGGGTCCCTTCATGTGcgtgctgctctcctgcctggaTTCACAAGGTGGAAGGGAAAGTGTAAATGTCTATCTTCTTCCCTTTTCAGTGTGATTGTTCCCTAAACTATCCCACCAAATCCCTGGTGACCATTAGTGTCAGTATAAGTGGGGATTGCTGCAGGGCTTGGTTGACTCGGGCACATTATGGATCTGGGACACCAGCTTCCCCTGCCCTCCCCGTGTCAGCTCTGGCAGCTGTGGAACTAGAAGAAAATGTCCCAAAAAAGATATGAGGGTGGTTTCCACACACCTCTGCAAGCGTGCAGCTCTGGTTCCAGCAGTGATGCTCCCAGCCAGCCTCATGGAAGACAGATCAGGGAAAGGATTCCTCTCATAGTTTTGGTGAAAGAGAAATCCTACACTGAAGTGAGGAGAAATCCCTCTTCAGTTAGCTTTGGTCTAATTAAAAGTAGCTCTCCTTACACAGCTATGAGAGTGAAACGGGGTTAAAACCCTGTCTAGCTCAAATATCCCATTTCCAGGACAATCATGGCTTGGGAAGCTGAGGGCTGCCTTAATCGGTGTCACTCTCTATATCTCCTGAAACTTGAGGTCAGCCTAGCACTCATCACTCATAATCCATCTGACTGAAGGAGAGGCAGATACTCAAATCACCCTCTGCAGGTTATTCTCTCCTCTCAGACCAGGCTGCTGCTCACATTTGGTGGCTGAATCTCAGATGTCTGTGCCAGGCAGGGATACCTGGGTGCAACTGGGTGAAGTGGGGGGTCACTGCTGACTTTGGGGGGCCTCAGCTCCATGCTCTCTCTGCAGCCAGTCACTGTAAGCCAGCCTTAGGGCCTGCTGCATCTGTACTTCAATGTAAAGATGGCTTTGCGGAGTACTGAGGTGACAAATTAAATAGGTATTGCCCATATCTtcttaaaaattaaaggaaaaagaaatccccAGCTCCCCCACAAGAAGTTTGAAGTTTAGATGAGGCTTTCAACCATTTGCTCGGACAAAGGCATGGAGACCAAAtaccaaaaccaaaagaaaaatgtaccCCAATCTTTGTAGATGCAATCACTGTTTATGATGTCTGGCTACAGAGGCAATTTAGCAGAGGGCAAATGCTAGTGAATAATGATTACTAGGGACAGCCATTTAGCAGAAAGCAAAAATCCCTGGGGAGAAGGAACTGCAGAGACCTGAGATGAGCtacccccaaaattcaccttcTTGTAGCCCTTGCTACAGGTGCGTGGCCACTCAAAAATGACCCGGTGAAGATGCTGCTGGCTGAGGGTCCAGCACTGCCTGTGACACAGAACAGGGCTTTCCTAGGCCTCAGAACAGCTTGGCCGTGCCTTGGGATTTGTGTTacaggccaggaggagcagggatcctgcactgCAGCCACAGGAGCCCTGGGTCCCCAGTGCCTGCCGTGCCTTAAGGAGGCCTCGAGCTTCGGCCCAGACCGAGCTGCTGTTGTTCCTCTGCACCTCCCTCGAATCCCCCTAAGCCAACACCCTTTGCTAAGACCGAAAAACATTTTCCAGACGCAGGCATGTGTACGTGTGTGGGTGGGTGGGGTGCAGGGGACTATGAAAATTTCAAGGCGAGGTATGACATCCTGGCTTTCTAAATATAGAGGACCTGAGCTGCGGCTTCTCTCACACGCTAGCAGCGTGCTTTCTCTTTCGAAAGGGCCCCAGAGCAAATATTGCACTGGCTGGAAGcgtgaaaaaaggaaaataaacaacaaaaaaaattagaaaaaaattagccCTGCGAGTTGATTGCAGCTCCCGGCGTTCTTGCGCAGAGTTGTTTTTTAGGCAACGCTCCAAGCGGTGCCCACGCAGAGGTGGCCGGGCCAGCCAGGCGCAGATGGCCGTCACATGAACCTGGTGGCAATCCCAGCGTGGGGCCAGGCCTGGCCGGGCTCCCCCTTCGCCcgccagcccctggccctggccGGGCTCGCCCTTGGCCcgccagcccctggccctggccGGGCTCGCCCTTGGCCcgccagcccctggccctgatgCGGCAGCAGGGGCGGGAGAGCGGCACAGGCCCTGGCCGGGCTCGCCCTTGGCCcgccagcccctggccctggccctggccgGGCTCACCCTTGGCCcgccagcccctggccctgcggCGGCAGCAGGGGCGGGAGAGCGGCACAGGCCCTGGCGGGGCTGAGAATGTGACATTTTGGCTCCCCGGGAGGCGCCGCGTCTCGGTTCCCTTTTCGCTGCCGCTGTTGCTGCCTCGGCATTTGCATAGCACGACATGAAAATGCTTCAGAGCCAGAGGAaagtggtggctgctgctgctgctgcttctccttttaAAATCCCGAGCAGTTATCCATGCAACACCATCACTCTGTCTGTGTTCGGGGTGGAGGAGCAGGCATGACACCAGAGGGTTATGGCCTTTGGAAAAGTTCTGCAGAACTGAATTTAATCGAGACTGATGATCTCTAAGCCAAGCTATAAAATCCAGCTGAGAGTTATATCCCTGTAATAGACCCTATTAGAGGGTCTAGCACAGTCTATAGAAAGGAGCTCCTCTCTATTAAATTCTCTAGGGCCTGAGTTCTCATTTACACAAAGGGCCCTTTTAGCTGTGTAAAATGGCCATGAAGTAGGTGTAAAGATGATTGATGCCGTCTTTACAACCCCTTTACACTGGGAAAACAGTGTAAAGTGGCCAGGGTGCAAATGAGAATCACACCTGGGTTTGTGAGAGTAAATTACATGGAGCTATTCGCAAATTCTGTGTGTCCATAGAGGTTTAATCCTACTCCTTTCTGTGGAATTCACCTAGAAGATAAATTTCCCAGTCCtataaaaatttgttttcttcttcaacACCTCTGTCCTTTCCAAGCCTTTTAGTCCCAGCCTTTCTCCTGGTGCAGTCCATGTGGACTCTGACActgggaaaaggctgggagGTGTCTGGACATGCTGTGGTAGGTGAAAATCCTTTAATTAGTACTTTCCAAAATTCTTAATGCAAGCAAAATAGACATTGTAAAACCATACCCAGGGGGAAACCAGTTCCTAAACCTTCTGTGTCTGTTTCTTCACCTCTCCGGTTTTGATTTTATGCTCTTGAGATACATGAAAAGGAAATAGAGAAGTTCATCTTTGCTAGATCGAAATGCCCCATATTTATTCATTAAGCGTATAAACCACCAACAGAATACATGATGAATATTGCTTTCTTCCAGAGCAAAGGGTTAAGCTGCATTGTGCTGATTAGCAAACGGAATTCGTGGCTGGAAGTGGAGGGTGATATGGAGGTGCACAGCTTGTTAAGCAGAGCAGGCTCTGTTATCCagacctcccttctcctccctgcccaCACGCAGGAGGCACTTACAGCAGCTCTGCGATCATCCCCGCTGTGTCTGCCGTGCCCTAGAACAGCCCCAGCAAATCTCAGCCCAGGGGTGAGCAGGCGGAGGCCAGGCAcggccagcccagccccatcccacagCACCTGCCAGGTGATGGGAGACGGCCAGTGAGAACGTGCGGGTGAGGCCGAGGTCAGAGGAttaaggagacaaagggcaGCTCTGGTGGAATGCCCCGGGCCAGGGCTGGAGTGCTGCACACCAAGCTATCCCCTGAGCAACAGGGACGTTTGGGATGGGGGGACGGACatgccctgctctgccagcacagccttCCTCTTCTTGTGCCAGCCATCGTGCAGTGGTGAGGGTGGGAGGAGGCCCCAAAGCTCAGCTGTCATTCAGACTCCCTTTGATCCCTCTCTCGCTCCTTGTAATCTTCTGTGTGGAGAGAGGATCCCACATTTTTGGCTGGAGGGGGTGGAGGGAGGGGCAGGTGCACCAGGGTCGTGCAGGTAGGAGGAAGGTACACCCCCTGCCCTGAGCTTCCACAGACAGCACGGCTGGAGGTGTGTGTGGGATGGGGGACAAACCTGAGCACACCACAAGGTGACAGGCACCCCTGTGTACCCATCTCCCGGCAGGATGGCCCTGCCACGGGTCTGtgagcactgctggcagcacGTTCCACCAGAGCCCTGGGAGATGGGCTGGTTCCTGCCAGATCCACATGGATGGCCCCAAGGATGAGTCTGATACCACCAGCCcgccatcccagtgctcccctgTCTCAGCTTGCCCCAGCAGTTCCTGAGAGGCAGACTGAGGTCTTTGGATGGGTGGTGACACGGGCACCCTTGCAAATGTGCCCTGCAGCCAGGCTTACGAGTGGTTGTTACTTCTGGTGCAATAAAAAAGGTCATTTGGAAGCAGATCTCAAAACCCCTCATGTTCCGCAGCTCCTCACTTTGTGGCTGGGCAGAGAGCACCTTGGTGATGCTATGTCTGCTCCAGAGGCACTTTCCATGACTAAAACTACAGCCCCTACACCCAGCAGTGCTCTAGGTGGGCCACAGGAGACTTCACTACGCTGTGATCTTCTGACCCTGGAGGCTTGATGGTGTAGCCCCTGGATGATGTGTGATCACCGTATGTAAGACAGTTTTTTTGGTAGGATTAGAGCTCCTTAGACAACTAGGTTTTTGCCAATCTGGGTTTTTGACTTTTTGATGACTATTTTTGTTGCAGAAAGTTggctgcttttttcttccttatataAATTTCATTTGCTTCCTCCTAGCTAATGATTATGGCACAATTTTTCTGGCACGTGATTGCTCCACCCCACCTTAGAGACATCCTTGTTCTGGCTGGGATCGGGAAATCCCTCGTCATGGCAGGGTGTGAGCACCAGCTGGCTTGCCCTTGCACAGATATGGATCATGAGGCAGTGCCAAATGCTGCCAGTTAGGAATTGCTCCTAAATTTAGCTGTCCATGCTGTGTAAGTGGAAATGGCAGTTCAAGGGACAAACCAATGTAGTTGTCTTGGTATAAGGCTAATGAGATGTAAAGCACTTCTAGAGCTGCACTTCCAGGGAGAAAAGGCACTGCTTAAATACACTTTGTTTTTCCATCCTCATTAAGAAATCATTATTCTGTTGCCCTCATCATTATCAGAGATGTCTTTGGGAGACTGGCAGTCTCTTCTTGCTTCCCTCCCTCCACcccattttaaaaacattcattGTTGCAGGGATATATCTTTCAGGGCTGTTGGCCCAACTCCACTGCTGGTGTGTAAGGTTGATTGTCTTTAGAGGAGTTACACCAAAAATGCTTTTGGCCTTTTGTGCTTGAAGTATAATTGGTGGAACTGGCTAAAATCCGGGTTTGTCAGCCTGCAATTAGAGCAATATGGACATAGTTTTCAACATGACTATTGATTTAGGGTCCCTCTACTTTAGGAGTGCAACTCAAGGTTCCTTAAACTGATCTTTTCTCCCAAACATCAGAAATCTTCCTGATGTCTCAAGCAGGGCCCACCAAAGAACCTTCAGTGAACTCACTCATATTTGCTGTTTATTAGTAATTGGGTTAGGTAGCCTATATCATTATTCACTCTGAAAAGttatatgtatattttatatGGCAGCCATCAATACGTTCACTTTGGTGTTGGTCTCAACCTGCACTGGAAGAGGTCTTGACCTCCCTCATCACTTTCCTGAATGTTAAATTCCCATCAGGTTAGCATGGATTACACTCAGAGCACCAAGATATGATATATTCCCAAAGCATGTTCCCACTGATATAATTAAGCAGTTTGGATCAGATCCATATCTGGTAGAAATTGGCATAGCTTCTCTGAAGGCAAGAGGGAAATGGACCCTATTTTGTAATGGCTGTAGCCCTGCAGATGAGTTCCCAAAGATTTTATCCATGGCTATTAAAGATCCTCTGTGGGGAGCATTTGTACAGCTGCATCTTTAGGACTCTGTGACCTCTAGCTAATCTCACAAGAGGCCTTTTCTCAAGAGCAGCTGTACAAAATGTTCCCAAAatgattgaaaaataaattcattaaaGCCGTGGGAGCGTTTTTCCTCATCAAACACTTCCAAGCACCCATCCCTCTGCGGTGCCTGCGGTGGCAGTTCCCATCCCTGGCCACAgccccctgccagcccagcccagacCCTACACTTGCTGCCCATGGCCTTCAGCGGCCGTGAGAGGCTGGAAGCGAACGCCCACGTAGAAGACCTGGTACCGGTGCTTCCACACCACGAAGCACATCAGCAGGCACACCAGGGCTGCCACCAGGTTGAGAGCCATCTGCAGAAGGAGGAACAGGCTGAGCATGCTGGTCAGGCTGCCACAGTCGGCCGCGTCCTGGTACACGAAGGTGCGGCCGAGGGGGTCTGCAGTGTCCAGTTTGCACTGGCAGGAATCCTGCATGGTGTCACAGGTGAACTTGGTCAGCTGCAAGTAGTGGTGTGCAGCAAAAGCCACTGCCAAAACACAGGCAACCAGAGCCAGGGCGCTCAGGAGAAAATACAGCAGCtgaaagaaagggggaaaaaaagagataaaaccCTTTTTTCCAGCTTCATAGAGATTGAGGAACTCACAAGGAATGCAGCACATGTACTTTGCAGGGAATATACCCACAAATGTACTGTCTGgaggttgggtcttcaacaaCTGCAAGGCTCCTTGGGATGAGAAGTTCAGCAGGTCCTCTCAAGAATTTGCCTTGCATGTTTTGTATGAGCATTGCCTTGCAATTTGGAGTCCTGGGGAGAGCACCAATGAACTGGTGTGTCTATACATCCAGAAGCTTTCTAGAGAGGGAGGGAGCATTCTCCTCTCCAATCGTACCTGCATTGACAGGAATCGCGGTCATCAGCTGAGACAAATTCATGCCtggaagcagagctgagcagactGAGCCTTGGGCTGCCATCTTcccccaggctgtgctgagctgtaGATGCTTTTGAGACTTTGCTCATGCGTTATTCTTGGTTTGCATGTCCAAACAAATCTGATTTATGCTTGCAAATCAGGCAGTGGGGTGGCTGATCTCCCACTTTCGGCCCTGTGGATGCAGCCAGCCTTTTGCTTCCCAGGTCCCACTGTGGAATGGGAATGCAGATCTCCACAAAAAAAGTGTATGCTGTGCTCAGTCTGCTTCTAAAACCTGTCCCATAAACATGGGGAAATCTTTCACAGGCATGAAAGGGCAGCAAGCacctttcttttcccagtgcTACAGTGTGAGAAGGACAAGGGTCTGCTCATCACCTCCACTGCTCCTCACAACAGTGGCAGCTTAAAAATAGCCTGGCTTTTATCAAGGGTAGCTCTGCAGAGTCCACCCCCACAAACACATGGAAGCTGGCAGCAAGTCAGAGCCTTTGACACTCTGGGATTCACCTGAGAGCTTTGGATACCAGCACATATGGGCTTCCCTTTGCTTTTGATAGCTGGAACTGGCAGTTGCTGCACTGCGTACAAAATATGTGTGAATGTATATCAAAATCATGTTCTGTGTTTAGccaaaattgcattttttggTTCTGTTCAGCACtgtaaaagcatttattttccttggcGTCTTATCTGTCAGACACATGGCATGGTTGGGAATCTGTTATTTTAAACAGcagcttctctctctctttctctctcttaaCCTCAATACTGCAAGCAAAATATCaatataaaagca
This portion of the Anomalospiza imberbis isolate Cuckoo-Finch-1a 21T00152 chromosome 5, ASM3175350v1, whole genome shotgun sequence genome encodes:
- the SSPN gene encoding sarcospan isoform X2; protein product: MLCISYQPDEKTCAQFTVKLLYFLLSALALVACVLAVAFAAHHYLQLTKFTCDTMQDSCQCKLDTADPLGRTFVYQDAADCGSLTSMLSLFLLLQMALNLVAALVCLLMCFVVWKHRYQVFYVGVRFQPLTAAEGHGQQV